In Pseudomonadota bacterium, a genomic segment contains:
- a CDS encoding bifunctional riboflavin kinase/FAD synthetase, with translation MTQPQQVRSPCVVVPGNYDGVHRGHRALLRAAREAGTEALPVVALTFDPHPARVLAPAQAPAQLTTLTRRIELLNGCGADEVRVQRFDRAFASLEPERFARQLLRDGLKARLVVVGPDFRFGAGRAGTAEVLRGLGDRLGFSVLPVPSIRAHGLTVSSSAIRDAIARSDLALATRMLGRHHDVTGTVVEGNKRGRDLGFPTANVVPEPVLLPPDGVYAVLAQRLSPGPGPVLPAVANLGLRPTFKAGRSLEVHLLDFDQDLYGCPLRVAFVEYLRAEQRFDGVQSLRAQIRKDVLSARQVLGT, from the coding sequence GTGACGCAGCCGCAGCAGGTGCGCTCGCCGTGCGTGGTGGTGCCTGGCAACTACGACGGTGTCCATCGGGGACATCGGGCCTTGCTGCGCGCCGCTCGCGAGGCCGGCACCGAAGCGCTGCCCGTGGTGGCCCTCACCTTCGACCCGCACCCGGCACGCGTGCTGGCACCGGCGCAGGCGCCTGCTCAGCTGACAACCTTGACGCGGCGCATCGAGCTGCTGAACGGGTGCGGCGCGGACGAGGTGCGCGTGCAGCGGTTCGACCGTGCCTTTGCCTCGCTTGAGCCCGAGCGCTTCGCACGCCAGCTGCTGCGCGATGGGCTAAAGGCACGCTTGGTGGTCGTGGGGCCGGATTTTCGCTTCGGCGCCGGACGCGCAGGAACGGCGGAGGTTCTGCGCGGGCTTGGTGACCGCCTCGGGTTCTCGGTGCTACCCGTGCCCTCGATCCGCGCGCACGGCCTGACCGTATCGTCCAGCGCAATCCGAGACGCCATCGCTCGCAGCGACCTCGCCTTGGCGACGCGCATGCTGGGCAGGCACCACGACGTGACGGGAACGGTGGTCGAGGGCAACAAGCGCGGCCGCGATCTGGGATTCCCAACGGCGAACGTGGTGCCGGAACCGGTGCTGCTGCCCCCCGATGGGGTCTATGCGGTGCTGGCACAGCGCCTGTCGCCAGGGCCCGGTCCGGTGCTCCCAGCGGTGGCGAATCTCGGACTGAGGCCTACGTTCAAGGCGGGCCGCTCGCTCGAGGTGCACCTGCTGGACTTCGACCAAGACCTGTACGGGTGCCCGCTGCGTGTCGCGTTCGTCGAGTATTTGCGTGCCGAGCAGCGCTTTGACGGCGTACAATCCCTGAGGGCGCAAATCCGCAAGGACGTGTTGTCGGCCAGGCAGGTCTTGGGGACCTGA
- the xseB gene encoding exodeoxyribonuclease VII small subunit encodes MVHDKETAACDELSFEQVLSKLERVVAELGRGETPLEQAVALFEEGVRLSKIGANRLDEAERRVELLLGSSDEPQTQAFGGQKEQP; translated from the coding sequence ATGGTGCACGATAAAGAAACGGCTGCCTGCGACGAGCTGTCCTTCGAGCAGGTGTTGTCCAAGCTCGAGCGCGTCGTCGCCGAGCTCGGTCGTGGCGAAACGCCGCTCGAGCAGGCCGTGGCTCTGTTCGAGGAGGGCGTGCGCCTGTCGAAAATCGGTGCGAATCGGCTCGACGAGGCCGAGCGCCGTGTAGAGTTATTGCTCGGCAGCTCGGACGAGCCACAGACTCAGGCCTTCGGAGGTCAGAAGGAGCAACCATGA